Proteins encoded together in one Nostoc sp. PCC 7524 window:
- a CDS encoding AAA family ATPase, with translation MLIFEEHFQDNRCSWVTRDSSECSLYMEVGHYVFDHKRPGDAYWLSWNSAEFFYDRTDFHIHIVLEKAAGVDDHGYGFVWGLLDDRNFFEFVISGNACYRIAEARNGSFVNYTDWKRCDHIQRGNAVNLLEICRVGNWVEFYINSTLVDKFPAEKLMDVPGRNFGFIIHDTIKMKVHSLMVSAPDTEKDFSEGNSELYDSRCETKASFIEHEPPDDDTLEQVFADLQALIGHERTKHQLFSLANFLKVQTARQQRGLKTVETSLHLMLYGPPGTGKTTIARLVGRLYKQLGWLERGHVVETDRAGIVSGYIGQTALRVENAVQQALDGVLFIDEAHALVPEDSPNDYGKEALQILIKRMEDNRDRLAVVIAGYTEEMDRLLESNPGFKSRLHRLFYLDHYTPHELLLIFKKFCHDNGYTLDSSAHIILQATFELAYANRDKSFGNGRFARALFERSIEKQANRIVHDIHTLNDSQLILITAEDLSGN, from the coding sequence ATGCTAATTTTTGAGGAACACTTTCAAGATAATCGCTGTAGCTGGGTAACACGGGATAGTTCAGAGTGCAGTCTTTACATGGAAGTGGGTCACTATGTATTTGACCACAAACGTCCAGGTGATGCTTATTGGCTATCGTGGAACTCGGCCGAATTCTTTTATGACAGAACTGATTTTCATATTCATATAGTTTTAGAAAAAGCTGCTGGTGTAGATGATCATGGGTACGGTTTTGTCTGGGGACTGTTAGATGATCGCAATTTCTTTGAGTTTGTGATTTCTGGTAATGCTTGTTATCGCATTGCTGAAGCTAGAAATGGTAGTTTTGTCAATTACACAGATTGGAAACGCTGCGATCACATTCAACGTGGTAATGCTGTTAACTTACTAGAGATTTGCCGTGTAGGTAACTGGGTAGAATTTTACATCAACAGTACCCTTGTAGATAAGTTCCCCGCCGAAAAGTTAATGGATGTCCCAGGCAGAAATTTTGGTTTCATCATCCATGACACCATCAAAATGAAAGTTCATAGCCTCATGGTAAGTGCGCCAGATACGGAAAAGGACTTCAGTGAGGGCAATTCGGAGCTTTATGACTCCAGATGTGAAACCAAAGCTTCCTTCATTGAGCATGAGCCACCTGATGATGATACCTTAGAGCAAGTGTTTGCAGACTTACAGGCGTTAATTGGGCATGAACGCACCAAGCACCAACTTTTTTCTTTAGCTAACTTCCTCAAAGTCCAAACCGCACGTCAACAAAGAGGACTCAAAACCGTAGAAACATCACTACACCTGATGCTGTACGGGCCACCAGGAACCGGGAAGACAACAATAGCCCGCTTAGTTGGGCGTTTATATAAACAATTGGGATGGCTTGAGCGTGGACACGTTGTGGAAACTGATCGCGCAGGTATTGTCAGTGGATATATTGGACAAACGGCATTACGAGTAGAAAATGCTGTTCAGCAAGCCCTTGATGGTGTATTGTTCATCGACGAAGCCCACGCTTTAGTTCCCGAAGATAGTCCCAATGACTATGGTAAAGAAGCATTGCAGATATTAATTAAACGCATGGAAGATAACCGCGATCGCTTGGCGGTAGTGATCGCCGGGTACACGGAGGAAATGGATCGTTTACTCGAATCCAACCCTGGTTTTAAATCCCGTCTCCATCGTTTATTTTATCTGGATCATTACACTCCCCATGAGTTGTTATTAATTTTTAAGAAATTCTGTCACGACAATGGCTACACCCTTGATTCATCAGCCCATATCATCTTACAAGCCACCTTTGAACTTGCTTACGCCAACCGCGACAAAAGTTTTGGTAATGGACGTTTTGCCCGCGCCTTATTTGAACGCAGCATTGAAAAACAAGCCAACCGCATCGTCCATGATATCCACACGCTAAACGATTCTCAGTTAATACTGATTACTGCTGAAGATTTATCTGGAAATTAG